The following are encoded together in the Apis mellifera strain DH4 linkage group LG4, Amel_HAv3.1, whole genome shotgun sequence genome:
- the LOC408807 gene encoding uncharacterized protein LOC408807 — protein MRGSLIILATCFAACVAVCRPGLNGRNDWYRCEGLNEISESVLPFGAVGLSIVESNVSRIRSGSFAKLSESLEQLNVTGCGVETIEPAAFAGLGKLKVLGLVDNKIRSIDASWIRDVSRSLKALIVWRNRITEIDPEIYDLLTELEVWDIAHNELANCLQPEALKKLKKLGTILIAGNPWAYRCRFSMTWYLGKNHVRFIRDWGITDLLIEECLAHEPGAQQDDAILNECVDRKIGSSDSLPQSVAGLNEQVRELARKLRSLEADVATLKKSRI, from the exons ATGAGAGGCTCGCTGATAATATTGGCTACGTGTTTCGCAGCCTGCGTGGCAGTCTGCCGCCCTGGCTTGAACGGAAGGAATGATTGGTACCGGTGCGAGGGGTTGAACGAAATAAGC GAATCGGTATTGCCGTTTGGCGCGGTCGGATTGAGCATCGTGGAATCGAATGTGAGCAGGATTCGGAGCGGCTCGTTCGCCAAGCTTTCCGAGTCGTTGGAACAGTTGAACGTAACCGGATGCGGGGTGGAGACGATCGAGCCGGCCGCCTTCGCCGGTCTCGgcaaattaaaagtattggGTTTGGTCGATAACAAGATTCGAAGCATCGACGCATCTTGGATCAGAGACGTGTCGAGGAGTCTGAAGGCGTTGATCGTGTGGCGTAATCGGATCACGGAAATAGATCCCGAAATTTACGATCTGTTGACCGAGCTGGAAGTTTGGGACATCGCTCACAACGAGCTCGCCAATTGTCTGCAACCGGAAGCGTTGAAGAAGCTGAAGAAACTTGGAACGATCTTGATCGCGGGCAACCCGTGGGCGTACAGATGCCGCTTTTCCATGACCTGGTATCTGGGCAAGAATCACGTACGTTTCATCAGGGATTGGGGCATAACCGATCTTCTGATCGAGGAGTGTCTGGCTCACGAGCCGGGCGCGCAGCAAGACGACGCGATTTTGAACGAATGCGTGGACAGAAAGATCGGCTCCTCCGACTCGTTGCCTCAAAGCGTGGCCGGGTTGAACGAGCAAGTTCGAGAATTGGCTCGAAAGCTTCGCAGCTTGGAGGCCGACGTGGCCACGTTGAAGAAGTCGAGGATCTGA